A single region of the Pirellulales bacterium genome encodes:
- a CDS encoding aldehyde dehydrogenase yields MLNIPVIRWGKPYESLENDTVNHFLTGEPIAKVGQANGGLVQRDMRKAQQARDALRQFRCEELIERMKKAADLYLNGTLPLGDGQQSPQEFARQQSASTGLPEHMCAANMQKNHFVLSNMDRMLDALTRGLDLSILTRGYGVEQRGVVVSYQAQAPVLGLVLPSNSPGVHTLWLPVIPMQVGLVLKPGPQEPWTPYRMFAAFTEAGIPAEAISIYPGGADVGAAVLASCTRSMIFGGTATVDRYKGDPRVQVHGPGFSKILIGEDVVDRWEEFIDLMADSVYLNSGRGCINCSSIWAPRHAKEIAAALAKRIGPVEALPPEDPKAGLAAFTIPGAGPAIWKAIEADLREEGVEHMTAPYGERLVERERASYLRPTVAYAKSPSAAIVSKEYMFPFVTVVECPQDKMLESIGPTLVGTAITEDPAFAQALTDATHIDRLNIGPIPTIKLDWLQPHEGNIVEFLFRARAYQVPPKKVEALVAAK; encoded by the coding sequence GTGCTGAATATCCCCGTCATTCGTTGGGGAAAACCCTACGAGTCGCTCGAGAACGACACGGTCAACCACTTCCTCACCGGCGAGCCGATCGCCAAAGTGGGGCAAGCCAACGGTGGGCTCGTGCAGCGCGATATGCGCAAGGCGCAACAGGCGCGCGACGCCTTGCGTCAGTTCCGCTGCGAAGAACTGATCGAACGCATGAAGAAGGCGGCCGATCTGTATCTCAACGGCACGCTGCCACTGGGCGATGGCCAGCAAAGCCCGCAGGAGTTCGCGCGGCAACAATCGGCCAGCACCGGGTTGCCCGAGCACATGTGCGCCGCGAACATGCAGAAGAATCATTTCGTGCTGTCGAACATGGATCGCATGCTCGACGCCCTGACGCGAGGACTCGACCTGTCGATCCTGACGCGCGGTTACGGAGTCGAGCAGCGTGGCGTCGTGGTGAGCTATCAGGCGCAGGCGCCGGTCCTCGGGTTAGTGCTGCCGTCGAATTCGCCCGGCGTGCATACGCTGTGGCTGCCCGTGATCCCGATGCAGGTTGGCCTGGTGCTCAAGCCGGGACCGCAAGAGCCGTGGACCCCCTACCGCATGTTCGCCGCGTTCACCGAGGCGGGCATTCCGGCTGAGGCGATCTCGATCTATCCCGGCGGCGCCGACGTCGGCGCCGCCGTGCTCGCCAGTTGCACGCGGTCGATGATCTTCGGCGGCACCGCCACGGTCGATCGTTACAAGGGCGACCCCCGCGTGCAGGTACACGGTCCCGGCTTCAGCAAGATCTTGATTGGCGAAGACGTGGTCGATCGCTGGGAAGAGTTCATCGACCTGATGGCCGACAGCGTCTATCTGAACAGCGGACGCGGCTGCATCAATTGCTCGAGCATCTGGGCTCCGCGCCACGCGAAGGAGATCGCCGCGGCGCTGGCCAAGCGGATCGGCCCGGTCGAGGCGTTGCCCCCCGAAGACCCAAAGGCCGGCCTCGCAGCATTTACCATTCCCGGAGCCGGTCCGGCCATCTGGAAGGCGATCGAGGCCGATCTGCGCGAAGAGGGGGTCGAGCACATGACCGCTCCCTACGGCGAACGGCTCGTCGAGCGCGAACGAGCCTCCTACCTGCGTCCCACGGTGGCATACGCCAAGAGTCCCTCGGCGGCGATCGTGTCGAAGGAATACATGTTCCCCTTCGTCACCGTGGTCGAGTGCCCGCAGGACAAGATGCTCGAGTCGATTGGCCCCACGCTCGTCGGCACGGCGATTACCGAAGATCCGGCCTTCGCGCAAGCACTGACCGACGCCACGCACATCGATCGCTTGAACATCGGGCCGATTCCGACGATCAAGCTCGATTGGCTCCAGCCGCACGAAGGCAACATTGTCGAATTCCTGTTTCGCGCCCGTGCGTACCAGGTGCCGCCGAAGAAGGTCGAGGCCCTCGTCGCGGCGAAGTAG